One Chordicoccus furentiruminis DNA window includes the following coding sequences:
- a CDS encoding 50S ribosomal protein L11 methyltransferase, with product MRWNRFTIRTTEEAEDLVSGMLAGLGYEGVEIEDKKPVTAEESGGLFGDVVPDPEPDDHVALISFYTEPETDPAETIRNVSGALEEMRAYAEIGEGTITRSVTKEEDWINNWKQYFRSFRVDDIWIQPTWEADEAVPEDITMVLHIDPGTAFGTGAHESTQLAIRALRKYLKKGGRVLDVGTGSGILGIVALKSGAAHVFGTDLDENTLPAITDNLAANGINDRDFERVLGNIADDRAVQDAAGYECYDVVCANIIAEILAGITPEIPRHLKPGGVYITSGILNEREELVREAARKAGLRETEVTRQGGWSSMVFTKPSGQEKAEEAAR from the coding sequence ATGAGATGGAATCGGTTTACCATCCGCACCACAGAGGAGGCGGAGGATCTGGTGAGCGGCATGCTGGCCGGACTTGGATATGAAGGCGTGGAGATTGAGGATAAAAAGCCGGTGACGGCGGAGGAAAGCGGAGGACTGTTCGGTGATGTGGTGCCGGATCCGGAGCCGGATGACCATGTGGCGCTGATTTCCTTTTATACCGAACCGGAAACGGATCCGGCGGAGACGATCCGGAATGTGAGCGGGGCGCTGGAGGAGATGCGCGCCTACGCGGAGATCGGAGAAGGAACCATCACGCGGTCCGTCACGAAGGAAGAGGACTGGATCAACAACTGGAAGCAGTACTTCCGCAGCTTCCGGGTGGATGACATCTGGATACAGCCGACCTGGGAAGCGGACGAGGCGGTGCCGGAGGATATCACGATGGTGCTTCATATCGACCCCGGAACAGCCTTCGGAACCGGAGCCCACGAGTCGACGCAGCTGGCGATCCGTGCGCTCCGGAAATATCTGAAGAAGGGCGGACGTGTGCTCGATGTCGGCACCGGGAGCGGCATTCTCGGCATCGTGGCGCTCAAGAGCGGCGCGGCCCATGTATTCGGAACGGATCTTGACGAGAATACGCTGCCGGCCATCACGGATAATCTCGCCGCCAACGGGATCAATGACCGGGACTTTGAACGGGTACTCGGCAATATCGCGGATGACCGGGCTGTTCAGGACGCCGCGGGATACGAATGCTATGATGTGGTCTGCGCCAACATCATCGCCGAGATCCTCGCGGGGATCACACCGGAGATTCCCCGGCACCTGAAGCCGGGCGGCGTCTACATCACGTCCGGTATATTGAATGAGAGGGAAGAACTGGTCAGAGAAGCGGCCCGGAAGGCAGGACTTCGGGAGACGGAGGTGACACGTCAGGGCGGCTGGTCCTCGATGGTGTTCACAAAGCCGTCCGGTCAGGAAAAAGCGGAAGAGGCCGCACGCTGA
- the dnaJ gene encoding molecular chaperone DnaJ: MAEKRDYYEVLGVDRSADDETLKKAYRKLAKKYHPDVNPGDADAAEKFKEASEAYSVLSDHEKRRQYDQFGHAAFQGGAGGGGFDFNAADMGDIFGDIFGDLFGGGRRASQRAANAPMRGANVRTAVSITFEEAVFGCTKEIELNLREPCGTCHGTGAKAGTKPQTCGKCHGTGRIVTTQQSIFGMMQSETVCPDCRGTGKIIREKCPDCRGTGYVSRRTKLSVDIPAGIDNGMSVRIRDKGEPGANGGPRGDLLVEVRVARHPLFQRDDMDLYSTAAVPFTTAALGGKIRIKTVDGEVEYSVKAGTQTDTRIRLRGKGVPSVHDRARRGDHYVTLVVQVPTKLNREQKNALKAFAKAMGQSDAEA; encoded by the coding sequence ATGGCAGAGAAGAGAGATTACTACGAGGTACTTGGCGTCGACCGCAGCGCCGACGACGAAACCCTCAAGAAAGCCTATCGGAAACTCGCCAAAAAGTATCACCCGGATGTGAATCCGGGTGATGCTGATGCAGCGGAGAAATTCAAGGAGGCATCGGAAGCCTACTCCGTGCTCAGCGATCACGAGAAAAGGCGTCAGTACGACCAGTTCGGCCACGCGGCCTTTCAGGGCGGCGCCGGCGGAGGCGGATTTGACTTCAACGCGGCTGACATGGGCGACATTTTCGGTGATATCTTCGGCGATCTGTTCGGGGGCGGCCGGCGTGCGTCTCAGCGTGCGGCTAATGCGCCGATGCGCGGCGCCAATGTCCGCACGGCGGTCAGCATCACCTTCGAGGAGGCGGTGTTCGGCTGCACCAAGGAGATCGAGCTGAATCTCCGCGAGCCATGCGGAACCTGTCACGGGACGGGTGCGAAGGCGGGTACGAAACCCCAGACATGCGGAAAGTGTCACGGTACAGGCCGTATCGTGACGACGCAGCAGTCGATTTTCGGCATGATGCAGTCGGAGACGGTCTGCCCGGACTGCCGCGGCACAGGAAAAATCATCCGCGAGAAATGCCCGGACTGCCGGGGAACCGGCTACGTCTCCCGCAGGACGAAACTGAGCGTGGATATTCCGGCCGGCATCGACAACGGGATGTCCGTCCGGATCCGCGACAAGGGCGAGCCGGGCGCGAACGGCGGACCGCGGGGCGATCTGCTGGTCGAGGTGCGCGTCGCCCGGCATCCGCTGTTCCAGCGTGACGACATGGATCTCTATTCGACCGCAGCCGTTCCGTTCACGACGGCGGCGCTGGGAGGGAAGATCCGGATCAAGACGGTGGACGGCGAGGTGGAATACAGCGTCAAGGCCGGGACTCAGACCGACACCAGAATTCGTCTGCGCGGGAAAGGCGTGCCGTCCGTGCATGACCGGGCGCGCAGAGGCGATCACTATGTAACGCTGGTCGTTCAGGTTCCGACGAAGCTGAACCGGGAACAGAAAAATGCATTGAAAGCGTTTGCCAAGGCGATGGGCCAGAGCGACGCGGAGGCATAA